A window of the Gemmatirosa kalamazoonensis genome harbors these coding sequences:
- a CDS encoding Maf family protein, translated as MSQPVRVVLASQSPRRRELLTLVGIPHEVVPADIDETPFPHEAPAAYTERLAREKVAAVAGRFPGAVVIGSDTTVVIGGELLAKPEDDADARRMLRLLSGRTHTVHTAVAVCRGDRVVSGVEDVAVTFRPLGDDEIAAYVATREPMDKAGAYGIQGYGATIVERIDGDYFAVMGLPLVRLTRLLGEVGVRYRFGAPFV; from the coding sequence ATGAGTCAACCCGTGCGCGTCGTGTTGGCGTCGCAGTCGCCGCGGCGGCGCGAGCTGCTGACGCTCGTCGGCATCCCGCACGAGGTGGTGCCGGCCGACATCGACGAGACGCCGTTCCCGCACGAGGCGCCGGCGGCGTACACCGAGCGGCTCGCGCGCGAGAAGGTCGCCGCGGTCGCCGGCCGCTTCCCGGGCGCGGTCGTCATCGGGTCGGACACGACGGTCGTCATCGGCGGCGAGCTGCTCGCGAAGCCGGAGGACGACGCGGACGCGCGGCGCATGCTGCGACTCCTGAGCGGACGCACGCACACCGTGCACACCGCCGTCGCCGTCTGCCGCGGCGACCGCGTGGTGTCGGGCGTGGAAGACGTCGCGGTGACGTTCCGCCCGTTAGGCGACGACGAGATCGCCGCCTACGTCGCGACGCGCGAGCCGATGGACAAGGCCGGCGCGTACGGCATCCAGGGCTACGGCGCGACGATCGTGGAGCGCATCGACGGCGACTACTTCGCGGTGATGGGACTGCCGCTCGTGCGGCTGACCCGGCTGCTCGGCGAGGTCGGGGTGAGGTACCGGTTCGGAGCGCCGTTCGTTTGA